The following are encoded together in the Kribbella sp. CA-293567 genome:
- a CDS encoding ABC transporter ATP-binding protein has translation MTDTMGEVLLEVEDLSVEFDTPRGRVRAVDGVSWQVRAGETLAILGESGSGKSVSTQALTGILEMPPGRIVSGTAKYRGADLIAMTVKERRRIVGDRITMVFQDSLSALNPVQSVGKQIAECYRVHRGLSNSDAMKRAAEMLDQVRIPAAAKRVHDYPHEFSGGMRQRVMLAMALALDPDVLIADEPTTALDVTVQAQILELIAELQAERDMGVVLITHDLGVVADVADNVVVMYAGHVVERAATAEALERPVHPYTEGLLGSMPSADLKGQELPTIPGTPPSLRAIPSGCAFRTRCPHAIEDCAVTVPPLLTVAPGRDAACIRRTSMPAQEAVR, from the coding sequence ATGACCGACACGATGGGCGAAGTACTGCTCGAGGTCGAGGACCTCAGCGTCGAGTTCGACACCCCCCGGGGGCGGGTGCGGGCGGTCGATGGGGTGTCCTGGCAGGTCCGGGCGGGTGAGACGCTGGCGATTCTCGGGGAATCGGGATCGGGGAAGAGCGTCTCCACCCAGGCACTGACCGGCATCCTGGAGATGCCGCCGGGGCGGATCGTGTCCGGTACGGCGAAGTACCGGGGCGCGGACCTGATCGCGATGACGGTGAAGGAACGGCGCAGGATCGTCGGCGACCGGATCACGATGGTGTTCCAGGACTCGTTGTCGGCGCTCAACCCGGTGCAGTCGGTCGGCAAGCAGATCGCCGAGTGCTACCGGGTGCATCGTGGGCTGTCGAATTCGGACGCGATGAAACGGGCGGCCGAGATGCTCGACCAGGTGCGGATCCCGGCCGCCGCGAAGCGGGTGCACGACTATCCGCACGAGTTCTCCGGTGGGATGCGGCAGCGGGTGATGCTGGCGATGGCGCTGGCGCTGGACCCCGACGTACTGATCGCCGACGAGCCGACGACCGCACTCGACGTGACGGTGCAGGCGCAGATCCTCGAGCTGATCGCGGAACTGCAGGCCGAGCGGGACATGGGCGTCGTGCTGATCACCCACGACCTCGGTGTGGTGGCGGACGTGGCCGACAACGTGGTGGTGATGTACGCCGGGCATGTGGTCGAACGAGCTGCTACGGCGGAGGCCTTGGAGCGTCCGGTTCATCCTTATACGGAAGGGCTGCTGGGCTCGATGCCGTCGGCCGACCTGAAGGGTCAGGAACTGCCGACCATCCCCGGTACGCCGCCTTCGTTGCGGGCGATCCCGTCAGGCTGTGCCTTCCGGACCCGTTGTCCGCACGCGATCGAGGACTGCGCCGTCACGGTGCCGCCGTTGCTGACGGTCGCGCCCGGACGGGACGCGGCCTGCATTCGCCGTACGTCGATGCCTGCGCAGGAGGCGGTCCGATGA
- a CDS encoding ABC transporter ATP-binding protein has product MNDVLLRATELVKHYDISPAFSFGQKTVVRAVDGVDLVLRKGESLGIVGESGCGKSTLVRLLAALEKPTSGSVLYGGADVSKMGGRELRRWRRNVQVVFQDPYSSLNPRMRVGEIVAEPLEVHPDVSKGLNIRSRVRELLELVGLRAEDETRFPHQFSGGQRQRIGIARAIALNPDVLLCDEPVSALDLSVQAQVVNLLMRLQRELGLSIIFVAHDLSVVRHVSDRVAVMYLGRVAELGEHHEVYDVPAHPYTQALLSAEPGLARQGRKRIVLAGDPPSPVSPPSGCRFHTRCLRAEARCSVEVPELREIPTGQTVSCHFAEDAQSSYSASLT; this is encoded by the coding sequence ATGAATGATGTGTTGCTGAGGGCAACGGAACTGGTGAAGCACTACGACATCAGCCCGGCGTTCTCGTTCGGTCAGAAGACGGTGGTCCGCGCTGTCGACGGCGTGGATCTCGTACTGCGGAAGGGCGAGTCGCTCGGCATCGTGGGGGAGTCGGGCTGCGGCAAGTCGACGCTCGTGCGACTGCTCGCGGCGTTGGAGAAGCCGACCTCCGGGTCGGTGCTCTACGGCGGGGCCGACGTCAGCAAGATGGGCGGGCGCGAGCTGCGGCGGTGGCGTCGCAACGTGCAGGTGGTCTTCCAGGACCCGTACTCGAGTCTGAATCCGCGGATGCGCGTCGGCGAGATCGTGGCTGAGCCGCTCGAGGTGCACCCGGACGTGTCGAAGGGCCTGAACATCCGTTCCCGGGTGCGGGAGCTGCTGGAGCTGGTCGGTCTGCGGGCCGAGGACGAGACGCGGTTCCCGCATCAGTTCTCGGGTGGTCAGCGACAGCGGATCGGGATCGCCCGGGCCATCGCGCTGAACCCCGATGTGCTGCTCTGCGACGAGCCGGTGTCCGCGCTGGACCTCTCCGTGCAGGCGCAGGTGGTGAACCTGTTGATGCGGCTGCAGCGCGAGCTCGGGCTGAGCATCATCTTCGTGGCCCACGACCTGTCGGTGGTGCGGCACGTGTCCGATCGCGTCGCGGTGATGTATCTGGGGCGGGTGGCCGAGCTGGGCGAGCACCACGAGGTGTACGACGTACCGGCTCATCCGTATACCCAGGCGCTGCTGTCGGCCGAGCCCGGTCTCGCGCGCCAGGGCCGCAAACGGATCGTCCTCGCGGGCGACCCGCCGTCCCCGGTCAGCCCGCCTTCCGGCTGCCGCTTCCACACGCGCTGCCTGCGCGCCGAGGCGCGGTGCTCCGTCGAGGTGCCGGAGCTGCGAGAGATCCCGACCGGGCAGACCGTCTCCTGCCACTTCGCCGAAGACGCCCAGTCGAGCTACTCGGCGTCACTCACCTAG
- a CDS encoding peptidase inhibitor family I36 protein, giving the protein MQIRKQGKFTSARKLVGLVAASGVAAVGLLSPAPAQAKVQETCFAPLGCLWHDRNFNGDAKQLDRSVPDLHPEGHGDKAHSLWNKSPYWMVLFADKNYRGSCISIKPAGYRGTPSRVWDLSAYETGGDDWGDRVSSVQFFQIKPEVCPEVGSG; this is encoded by the coding sequence GTGCAGATTCGCAAACAAGGAAAGTTCACCTCGGCACGAAAGCTGGTCGGCCTCGTGGCAGCCTCGGGCGTCGCGGCTGTTGGCCTGCTGTCCCCGGCACCGGCGCAGGCGAAGGTGCAGGAAACCTGCTTCGCTCCGCTCGGTTGTCTGTGGCACGACCGGAACTTCAACGGAGACGCGAAGCAGCTCGATCGGTCGGTGCCGGATCTGCACCCCGAGGGCCACGGCGACAAGGCGCACTCGCTGTGGAACAAGTCCCCGTACTGGATGGTCCTGTTCGCCGACAAGAACTACCGGGGCTCCTGCATCAGCATCAAACCGGCCGGCTACCGCGGGACGCCGTCACGGGTGTGGGACCTGAGTGCCTACGAGACCGGTGGTGACGACTGGGGCGACCGCGTCAGTTCGGTGCAGTTCTTCCAGATCAAGCCGGAGGTCTGCCCGGAGGTTGGAAGCGGGTGA
- the dapB gene encoding 4-hydroxy-tetrahydrodipicolinate reductase — MIKVAVLGAKGKMGAQSCLAVEAADGLELVAALDHGDELEALGTAGAEVVVDFTRPEVVMDNLAWCIEHGIHAVVGTTGFTEERLATLRAQLEASAGTGVLIAPNFSIGAVLMMQFAARAAPYYESVEIIELHHPDKVDAPSGTAGRTAQLIAQARKAAGSGLLPDATSTGIEGARGAAVDEIPVHSIRLRGLVAHQEVLLGDVGETLTIRHDSIHRESFMPGVLLGVRKIVETPGLTVGLEHFMDLG; from the coding sequence ATGATCAAGGTTGCGGTGCTGGGCGCCAAAGGAAAGATGGGGGCTCAGTCGTGCCTGGCCGTCGAGGCGGCGGACGGCCTGGAGCTGGTCGCGGCGCTCGACCATGGCGACGAGCTCGAGGCGCTCGGCACGGCCGGTGCCGAGGTGGTCGTCGACTTCACCCGCCCCGAGGTCGTGATGGACAACCTGGCCTGGTGCATCGAGCACGGCATCCACGCGGTCGTCGGAACCACCGGCTTCACCGAGGAGCGGCTGGCGACGCTGCGCGCGCAGCTCGAGGCAAGCGCCGGCACCGGGGTCCTGATCGCCCCCAACTTCTCCATCGGCGCCGTGCTGATGATGCAGTTCGCCGCCAGGGCCGCGCCGTACTACGAATCGGTCGAGATCATCGAGCTGCACCACCCGGACAAGGTCGACGCCCCGTCCGGTACCGCGGGGCGGACCGCGCAACTCATCGCGCAAGCCCGCAAGGCCGCCGGTTCGGGGCTGCTCCCGGACGCTACGAGCACCGGGATCGAGGGCGCGCGGGGAGCGGCCGTCGACGAGATCCCCGTGCACAGCATCCGGCTGCGCGGGCTGGTCGCGCACCAGGAGGTCCTGCTCGGCGACGTCGGCGAGACGCTGACGATCCGGCACGACTCGATCCACCGCGAGTCGTTCATGCCCGGTGTCCTGCTCGGCGTCCGCAAGATCGTCGAGACGCCCGGGCTCACCGTCGGGCTCGAGCACTTCATGGACCTCGGCTGA